The Apibacter raozihei DNA segment ATCGCCATTTTAACCGCTCTTCTATAAGAGATACGATTTTCAATCTGACGTGCAACGCTTTCAGCTACTAATTTAGCATCCAGTTCCGGTCTTTTAATCTCAAAAATATTGATTTGAATTTCCTTTTTGGTAATTTTCTTAAGCTCTTCTTTTAGTTTATCTACTTCCTGCCCTCCTTTACCAATAATGATTCCGGGACGTGCAGTTGTTATAGTGATAGTTACTAATTTAAGAGTTCTTTCGATGTAAATTCTGGAAACACCAGCTTTTGATAAACGAGCTTCTAAATATCTTCTGATTTTGTAATCTTCTGCTATTTTATCTCCAAAGTTTTTTCCACCATACCAGTTGGAATCCCATCCACGTATGATTCCTAATCTATTGCCTATTGGATTTGTCTTTTGTCCCATACTTAATTTACTTCGTTTTTGTTTCCAAGAATAATTGTAACGTGATTAGATCTTTTTCTAATCCTATACCCTCTTCCTTGAGGAGCCGGACGCATTCTTTTCAGCATAGTCCCTCCGTCAACAAAGATTTCTTTTACATAAAGCTGAGCTTCTTCTATATCTTTTCCTTCATTTTTCACCTGCCAGTTAGCAATAGCGCTTAATAAAAGTTTTTCTAATTTATTGGAAGCTTCTTTTTTGGAATATTTTAAAATAT contains these protein-coding regions:
- the rpsC gene encoding 30S ribosomal protein S3, which produces MGQKTNPIGNRLGIIRGWDSNWYGGKNFGDKIAEDYKIRRYLEARLSKAGVSRIYIERTLKLVTITITTARPGIIIGKGGQEVDKLKEELKKITKKEIQINIFEIKRPELDAKLVAESVARQIENRISYRRAVKMAIASTMRMNAEGIKIMISGRLNGAEMARSESFKDGRIPLSTFRADIDYYIAEAHTTYGRLGVKVWIMKGEVYGKRELSPLVGLQKKTQKRKVKERR
- the rplV gene encoding 50S ribosomal protein L22, which translates into the protein MGNRKQNSAAARKEANKDLVIARLNNCPTSPRKMRLVADIIRGVDVDKALYILKYSKKEASNKLEKLLLSAIANWQVKNEGKDIEEAQLYVKEIFVDGGTMLKRMRPAPQGRGYRIRKRSNHVTIILGNKNEVN